In a single window of the Pseudomonas entomophila genome:
- a CDS encoding TcfC E-set like domain-containing protein yields the protein MTNHSSLAAVGRWLLLPAWLASHTLASQAAGTALGAIEGLPREFEAHFFDVPLAVRVDLDGRYLGDAMVVLGRDQRVQLLAFTDTLDSREPESLRRRWRERLIDGRPLGDCHTDCPDGLRAVHYSLVNSQLSLLTDQAELTDIGERFHRQPEQGSYGLLLRNQLNLVNDGHATSGRYALQGQASVGSWTTLADGQLDRGNDSRQGTRHRVDQLYAERLVENQFYRLGYFTPSAQGLTRQPRLMGSTTDTTLGLMLGSSDSLAIDTGAPSATPIYVTPNRPAVVEIYRNGVLINSQPVQPGLQTLDTKVLPGGIYEVEVRLVEDGQETSRSQEFIYKPSNWRSTDAPWRYNLYLGRQSTLLSNWERDDDSLAAGVLANYMLHPRAILGLSAQRVDDVMQYGTSLDWDVRERFKLYANLFQTQGQGNGYDFQLIHAYDSGSLVASHSRTWLARPDWRRLDDEPSSQPFQARQTQSSLSLNHRLDRRNTASVRLSHAEGANPGTGLDLGWSYYGQLLGSDANWRLSLFDRPGTAATGESRSRGVNLSLSMSLGGGSGRRVSASLGSRTSREGGRDLNASLAYQQDVEIGPLRSVGATVSADRYGAGLGGDTQFETPLLHGDAYVQRSSYNGDFSGGVNLQSLVAVGAGRAAMSGQYLPHQAGLIVDVETDIDGLKLRAEDRHGSTANLHPGRNVVPVAAYKAGHVQFDFEGSAATAAVIQPSSLDYHLNRGGIEYRQLRVLRTVTVLGRLLDGQGRPLRGAQVINHASRSVSETDGFFAVEMSESTPTLEIRQQGQAVCLLSLDMATLVREDDVLLAGDQRCAPDVAQVVSATGNEQG from the coding sequence ATGACCAATCATTCCTCCCTGGCGGCCGTCGGCCGCTGGTTGCTGCTGCCGGCCTGGCTGGCCTCCCATACGCTCGCCAGCCAGGCGGCCGGCACCGCCTTGGGCGCCATCGAGGGCCTGCCGCGTGAGTTCGAAGCACACTTTTTCGATGTGCCGCTGGCGGTGCGGGTCGACCTCGATGGGCGCTATCTCGGTGATGCCATGGTCGTACTCGGCCGCGATCAACGGGTACAACTGCTGGCGTTCACCGACACCCTCGACAGCCGCGAACCGGAAAGCCTGCGCCGCCGCTGGCGCGAGCGCCTGATTGATGGTCGCCCTTTAGGTGACTGCCACACCGATTGCCCCGACGGCCTGCGAGCCGTGCACTACAGCCTGGTGAACTCGCAGCTGTCGCTGTTGACCGACCAGGCTGAGCTCACCGACATCGGTGAACGTTTTCATCGCCAGCCGGAGCAGGGCAGCTATGGGCTGCTGCTGCGCAACCAGCTCAACCTGGTCAATGACGGCCACGCAACCAGTGGGCGTTACGCCTTGCAGGGCCAGGCCAGCGTGGGCAGCTGGACGACTTTGGCTGACGGCCAGCTCGACCGCGGCAACGACAGCCGGCAGGGCACGCGCCACAGGGTCGACCAGCTGTATGCCGAGCGCCTGGTCGAGAACCAGTTCTACCGGTTGGGCTACTTCACCCCCAGTGCCCAGGGGTTGACCCGCCAGCCCCGGTTGATGGGGAGTACCACCGATACCACCCTTGGCTTGATGTTGGGCAGCAGCGACAGCCTGGCCATCGACACTGGCGCACCCAGTGCCACACCCATCTACGTCACCCCCAACCGGCCGGCCGTCGTCGAGATCTACCGCAACGGCGTGCTGATCAACAGCCAACCGGTGCAGCCCGGCCTGCAGACCCTCGACACCAAGGTCCTGCCGGGTGGCATCTACGAAGTCGAGGTACGCCTGGTCGAAGATGGCCAGGAAACCTCGCGCAGCCAGGAGTTCATCTACAAGCCCAGTAACTGGCGCAGTACCGATGCGCCTTGGCGCTACAACCTTTACCTGGGGCGCCAGAGCACGTTGTTGAGCAACTGGGAGCGTGACGACGACAGTCTCGCCGCAGGCGTGCTGGCCAACTACATGCTGCATCCGCGGGCGATCCTGGGCTTGTCGGCGCAGCGTGTCGATGACGTGATGCAGTATGGAACGTCGTTGGACTGGGACGTGCGTGAGCGCTTCAAGTTGTACGCCAACCTGTTCCAGACGCAAGGCCAGGGCAATGGCTACGACTTCCAGCTGATCCATGCCTACGACAGCGGCTCGCTGGTTGCCAGCCACAGTCGAACCTGGCTAGCGCGCCCTGACTGGCGTCGCCTCGACGATGAGCCGTCGTCGCAGCCATTCCAGGCGCGCCAGACACAATCGTCGCTGTCGCTGAACCATCGCCTTGACCGGCGCAATACCGCCAGCGTGCGCCTTTCCCATGCTGAAGGCGCCAATCCCGGCACTGGGCTAGACCTGGGCTGGTCGTACTACGGTCAACTGCTGGGTTCGGATGCCAACTGGCGACTATCGCTGTTCGATCGTCCGGGTACGGCGGCCACAGGCGAGTCCCGCAGCCGAGGGGTCAACCTGAGCCTGAGCATGAGCCTGGGTGGCGGCAGTGGGCGACGGGTGTCGGCCAGTCTCGGCAGCCGCACTTCGAGAGAGGGTGGGCGCGACCTCAATGCCTCGCTGGCCTACCAGCAGGATGTCGAGATCGGCCCGCTGCGCAGTGTCGGTGCTACCGTCAGCGCCGATCGCTATGGCGCAGGGCTGGGCGGCGATACCCAATTCGAGACCCCGCTGCTGCATGGCGATGCGTACGTGCAGCGCTCGTCGTACAACGGCGACTTCAGTGGTGGTGTCAACCTGCAGAGCCTGGTCGCCGTGGGCGCGGGCAGGGCAGCAATGAGTGGCCAGTACCTACCACACCAGGCGGGGCTGATCGTCGATGTCGAAACTGATATCGACGGCCTCAAGCTGCGTGCCGAGGACCGTCACGGTAGCACCGCCAACCTGCACCCAGGACGCAATGTCGTGCCGGTGGCGGCTTACAAAGCCGGGCATGTGCAATTCGACTTCGAGGGCAGTGCGGCCACCGCGGCTGTCATTCAGCCGTCGAGCCTGGACTACCACCTCAATCGCGGAGGCATCGAATATCGCCAACTGCGCGTGTTGCGCACAGTGACCGTGCTGGGGCGGCTGCTTGATGGCCAGGGGCGACCGCTGCGTGGGGCCCAGGTGATCAACCATGCCAGCCGCAGCGTCAGTGAGACCGATGGTTTCTTCGCGGTCGAAATGAGCGAATCGACCCCCACGCTGGAAATCCGCCAACAGGGGCAGGCGGTATGCCTGCTCAGCCTGGATATGGCCACTCTGGTTCGCGAGGACGACGTGTTGCTGGCCGGCGACCAACGCTGTGCGCCTGACGTGGCGCAGGTTGTCTCTGCCACTGGCAACGAACAGGGCTAG
- a CDS encoding DUF485 domain-containing protein encodes MNDSIYQSIQNSPRFKELVTKRERFAWILSAIMLGLYCAFILLIAYGPHVLGAKLSPGSSITWGIPLGVGLIVSAFVLTALYVRRANGEFDELNKAILEEAKQ; translated from the coding sequence ATGAACGACAGCATTTACCAATCGATACAGAACAGTCCGCGCTTCAAGGAACTGGTCACCAAGCGCGAGCGTTTCGCCTGGATTCTCTCGGCGATCATGCTCGGCCTCTACTGCGCCTTCATCCTCCTCATCGCCTATGGCCCGCATGTGCTGGGTGCCAAGCTCAGCCCTGGATCGTCGATTACCTGGGGCATCCCCCTGGGCGTCGGGCTGATCGTCTCGGCATTCGTGCTTACCGCCCTCTATGTGCGCCGCGCCAACGGCGAATTCGACGAGTTGAACAAGGCGATCCTCGAGGAGGCCAAGCAATGA
- a CDS encoding CS1 type fimbrial major subunit gives MKRTLLALPLAMFFAGSAFALDPIEKQVQVTAQVPTDAFFVEPVGGNWMNDPQEMAWNSYQAKLDPIRKELQVKSTVGPITAYLVSPAVIASGSENIGLNVKVGDTVLQTTPAEVVSAAQAAPGAIIGFEVAAQPAPPTGYVPGNYQGLVSMIFETAAP, from the coding sequence GTGAAACGTACGTTACTCGCCCTTCCCCTGGCCATGTTCTTCGCCGGTTCCGCCTTTGCGTTGGACCCGATCGAGAAACAGGTCCAGGTGACCGCCCAGGTGCCGACCGACGCCTTCTTCGTCGAACCGGTGGGTGGCAACTGGATGAACGACCCGCAGGAAATGGCCTGGAACTCGTATCAGGCCAAGCTCGATCCGATCCGCAAGGAATTGCAGGTCAAGAGCACCGTGGGCCCGATCACTGCCTATCTGGTTTCGCCGGCGGTCATTGCCAGCGGCAGCGAAAACATCGGCCTCAACGTCAAGGTCGGCGACACCGTGCTGCAGACCACCCCGGCCGAAGTGGTCAGCGCCGCCCAGGCGGCGCCGGGCGCGATCATCGGCTTCGAGGTAGCGGCGCAACCGGCGCCACCTACCGGCTATGTGCCAGGCAATTACCAGGGTTTGGTCAGCATGATCTTCGAAACGGCCGCGCCCTGA
- a CDS encoding glycine betaine ABC transporter substrate-binding protein: MSMRRFLGVGTALVLAMSTAQAMAKEVSIGYVDGWSDSVATTNVAAEVIRQKLGYDVKLQAVATGIMWQGVATGKLDAMLSAWLPVTHGEYWAKNKDNVVDYGPNFKDAKIGLIVPEYVKANSIADLKTDQSFKQKIVGIDAGSGVMLKTEQAIKDYDLTGYKLTASSGAAMTAELGRSYAKNQSIAVTGWVPHWMFAKWKLKFLEDPKGVYGAAETVNSIGSKELAGKAPEVAEFLKKFQWQSKDEIGEVMLAIQEGAKPEAAAKDWVAKHPERVKEWTGK; this comes from the coding sequence ATGAGTATGCGACGTTTCCTGGGGGTGGGCACCGCCCTGGTATTGGCCATGAGCACTGCGCAGGCAATGGCCAAAGAAGTGAGCATCGGTTACGTGGATGGTTGGTCCGACAGCGTGGCGACCACCAACGTGGCTGCCGAAGTCATCAGGCAGAAGCTCGGCTATGACGTGAAGCTGCAGGCCGTGGCCACCGGGATCATGTGGCAGGGCGTGGCCACCGGCAAGCTCGACGCCATGCTCTCGGCCTGGCTGCCGGTCACTCACGGCGAGTATTGGGCCAAGAACAAGGATAACGTCGTTGACTACGGGCCCAACTTCAAGGACGCCAAGATCGGCCTGATCGTCCCCGAGTACGTCAAAGCCAACAGCATCGCCGACCTCAAGACCGACCAGAGCTTCAAGCAGAAGATCGTCGGCATCGACGCAGGTTCTGGGGTGATGCTCAAGACCGAGCAGGCGATCAAGGACTATGACCTCACCGGTTACAAACTGACGGCCAGTTCCGGTGCGGCGATGACTGCCGAGCTGGGTCGCTCCTACGCCAAGAACCAATCCATCGCCGTGACCGGCTGGGTACCGCACTGGATGTTCGCCAAGTGGAAGCTGAAGTTCCTCGAGGACCCGAAAGGCGTATATGGCGCGGCCGAGACAGTCAACAGCATCGGCAGCAAGGAGCTGGCGGGCAAGGCCCCGGAAGTGGCCGAGTTCCTGAAGAAATTCCAGTGGCAGTCCAAGGACGAGATCGGCGAGGTGATGCTGGCGATTCAGGAAGGGGCCAAGCCTGAGGCGGCGGCCAAGGACTGGGTGGCCAAGCATCCGGAGCGCGTCAAGGAGTGGACCGGTAAGTAG
- a CDS encoding response regulator transcription factor: MHRVLVVDDHPFIRSTVCMLLRQQHMEIVGQADNGIDAVRLVREQAPDLVILDIAMPGLDGLEVIARIKALRKSTRIVVLTSQLAETYSLRCMQAGAMGFLSKTDDLEELGKAVRAVLSGYTYFPEVALSSVNRQDLQASEVQCIASLTDRELMVLQHLARGLSNKAIGETMLLSNKTISTYKIRLLEKLRLSSLIDLADFARRNALI, translated from the coding sequence ATGCACAGAGTCCTGGTGGTCGACGACCATCCCTTCATCCGCAGTACTGTCTGCATGCTGCTGCGCCAGCAACATATGGAGATTGTCGGCCAGGCCGACAACGGCATCGATGCGGTGCGTTTGGTGCGTGAGCAGGCGCCGGACCTGGTGATTCTCGATATCGCCATGCCCGGCCTGGACGGGTTGGAGGTCATCGCCCGAATCAAAGCGTTGAGGAAGTCGACGCGCATCGTGGTGCTGACGTCGCAACTGGCCGAAACCTACTCGTTGCGATGCATGCAGGCTGGGGCCATGGGGTTCTTGTCCAAGACCGATGACCTGGAAGAACTCGGCAAGGCGGTGCGCGCGGTGCTGTCGGGCTACACCTATTTTCCCGAGGTAGCGCTCAGTTCGGTCAACCGCCAGGACCTGCAAGCCAGCGAGGTGCAGTGCATCGCCAGCCTGACTGATCGCGAGCTGATGGTCCTGCAACACCTGGCGCGAGGCTTGAGCAACAAAGCCATCGGCGAAACGATGCTGTTGAGCAACAAGACCATCAGCACCTACAAGATCCGCCTGCTGGAAAAGCTGCGACTCAGTTCGTTGATCGACCTGGCGGATTTCGCCCGTCGCAACGCGCTCATCTGA
- a CDS encoding beta (1-6) glucans synthase gives MLRTTYLLACLLALTCLGALWYGLGKPVHLPDAASPTHKLQCASYTPFDKDQSPFDQPFRLRPARMDADLALLAERFQCIRTYSMTGLEAIPALARKHGLKVMLGAWVNANPVDTDQEIDLLIAAANANPDVVSAVIVGNEALLRKEVTGERLAALIGKVKSQVSVPVTYADVWEFWLQHPQVAPAVDFLTIHLLPYWEDDPRGIDAALAHVAEVRQVFGNRFAPKDVLIGETGWPSEGRQRETAIPSRVNEARFVRGFVALAEANGWHYNLIEAFDQPWKRASEGAVGGYWGLYDADRRDKGVLEGPVSNLALWPQWLLASVLLMLATLALAGRPANARAALLLPLLAALGAGSLGLWGELMRANARFAGEWLWAVALAGLNLLVLAQGALALARRAGWRQRLSAWLERHGGTWLLVAGFAAAVSMLAMVFDPRYRSFPSAALLLPAVVYLLRPVTARRAEVALLAFIIGAGIAPQLFQEGLSNQQAWGWAVVSVMMTGALWRSLRVRST, from the coding sequence ATGCTCCGCACGACCTACCTGCTCGCCTGCCTGCTCGCCCTCACCTGCCTGGGTGCCCTCTGGTACGGCCTGGGCAAGCCGGTGCACCTGCCCGATGCCGCCAGCCCGACGCACAAGCTGCAGTGCGCCTCCTACACCCCGTTCGACAAGGACCAGTCGCCGTTCGACCAGCCGTTCCGCCTGCGCCCGGCGCGCATGGACGCCGACTTGGCACTGCTGGCCGAGCGCTTCCAGTGCATCCGCACTTACTCGATGACCGGCCTGGAGGCGATCCCGGCGCTGGCGCGCAAGCATGGCCTGAAGGTGATGCTAGGTGCCTGGGTCAATGCCAACCCGGTGGACACCGACCAGGAGATCGACCTGTTGATCGCCGCGGCCAACGCCAACCCGGACGTGGTCAGCGCGGTAATCGTCGGTAACGAGGCACTGCTGCGCAAGGAAGTGACCGGCGAGCGCCTGGCGGCACTGATCGGCAAGGTGAAAAGCCAGGTGAGTGTGCCGGTAACCTACGCCGATGTCTGGGAGTTCTGGCTGCAGCACCCGCAGGTGGCGCCGGCGGTGGACTTCCTCACCATCCACCTGCTGCCCTATTGGGAGGACGACCCGCGTGGTATCGACGCGGCCCTGGCCCATGTGGCCGAGGTGCGCCAGGTATTCGGCAATCGCTTCGCCCCGAAGGATGTGCTGATCGGCGAGACCGGCTGGCCCAGCGAGGGTCGCCAACGCGAGACGGCCATTCCCAGCCGGGTCAACGAAGCGCGCTTCGTCCGTGGTTTCGTGGCCCTGGCTGAAGCCAATGGCTGGCACTACAACCTGATCGAAGCTTTCGACCAACCGTGGAAACGCGCCAGCGAAGGTGCCGTGGGCGGCTACTGGGGCCTGTACGATGCCGACCGTCGGGACAAAGGCGTGCTCGAAGGGCCGGTGAGCAACCTGGCACTGTGGCCGCAATGGTTGCTGGCCAGCGTGCTGCTGATGCTGGCCACCCTGGCCCTGGCCGGGCGCCCGGCCAATGCCCGCGCCGCCTTGCTGCTACCGCTGCTGGCGGCCCTGGGCGCCGGCAGCCTGGGGTTGTGGGGCGAGCTGATGCGCGCCAACGCCCGTTTTGCCGGGGAATGGCTGTGGGCCGTGGCGCTGGCCGGGCTTAACCTGCTGGTGCTGGCCCAGGGCGCGCTGGCCCTGGCCCGTCGCGCGGGTTGGCGCCAGCGTTTGTCCGCCTGGCTCGAGCGCCATGGCGGCACGTGGTTGCTGGTGGCTGGGTTCGCCGCGGCGGTGAGCATGCTGGCGATGGTATTCGACCCGCGCTATCGCAGCTTCCCCAGTGCGGCGCTGCTGCTCCCGGCAGTGGTGTACCTGCTGCGACCGGTGACGGCACGGCGAGCGGAAGTGGCGTTGTTGGCGTTCATCATCGGAGCAGGCATTGCACCACAGCTGTTCCAGGAGGGATTGAGCAATCAGCAGGCCTGGGGTTGGGCGGTGGTCAGCGTGATGATGACCGGGGCATTGTGGCGCAGCCTGCGTGTGCGCTCGACGTGA
- a CDS encoding cation acetate symporter, producing MIRHLKKLAILACGAFAPAVWAGEALTGEVQKQPLNVSAIAMFVAFVAFTLGITYWASKRNKSAADYYAAGGKITGFQNGLAIAGDYMSAASFLGISALVFTSGYDGLIYSIGFLVGWPIILFLIAERLRNLGKYTFADVASYRLGQKEIRTLSASGSLVVVAFYLIAQMVGAGKLIQLLFGLDYHIAVILVGILMCLYVLFGGMLATTWVQIIKAVLLLSGASFMALMVMKHVGFDFNTLFSEAIKVHAKGEAIMSPGGLVKDPISAFSLGLALMFGTAGLPHILMRFFTVSDAKEARKSVLYATGFIGYFYILTFIIGFGAILLVSTNPDFKDAAGALIGGNNMAAVHLADAVGGSVFLGFISAVAFATILAVVAGLTLAGASAVSHDLYASVWRKGKANDKDEIRVSKITTVALGVLAIGLGILFEKQNIAFMVGLAFSIAASCNFPVLLLSMYWKKLTTRGAMIGGWMGLVSAVGLMILGPTIWVQILGHEKAIYPYEYPALFSMIIAFAGIWFFSVTDKSKAAENERALFFPQFVRSQTGLGASGAVSH from the coding sequence ATGATCCGACACTTGAAAAAACTGGCCATCCTGGCCTGCGGTGCCTTCGCACCCGCCGTGTGGGCCGGCGAAGCGCTTACCGGCGAGGTGCAGAAACAACCACTGAATGTCTCGGCGATCGCCATGTTCGTGGCCTTCGTCGCCTTCACCCTGGGTATCACCTACTGGGCCTCCAAGCGCAACAAGTCGGCCGCCGACTACTATGCGGCCGGCGGCAAGATCACCGGTTTCCAGAACGGTCTGGCGATCGCCGGTGACTACATGTCGGCGGCCTCGTTCCTGGGTATTTCCGCGCTGGTGTTTACCTCCGGCTACGATGGCCTGATCTACTCCATCGGCTTCCTGGTCGGCTGGCCGATCATCCTGTTCCTGATTGCCGAGCGCCTGCGCAACCTGGGCAAGTACACCTTTGCCGACGTAGCCTCGTACCGCCTCGGGCAGAAGGAGATCCGCACCCTGTCGGCCTCGGGCTCGCTGGTGGTGGTGGCCTTCTACCTGATCGCGCAGATGGTCGGTGCCGGCAAGCTGATCCAGCTGCTGTTCGGCCTGGACTACCACATCGCGGTGATTCTGGTCGGTATCCTGATGTGCTTGTACGTGCTGTTCGGCGGCATGCTCGCCACCACCTGGGTGCAGATCATCAAGGCGGTGCTGCTGCTCTCCGGTGCCAGCTTCATGGCACTGATGGTGATGAAGCATGTCGGCTTCGACTTCAACACCCTGTTCTCCGAAGCGATCAAGGTGCACGCCAAGGGCGAGGCGATCATGAGCCCGGGTGGCCTGGTCAAGGACCCGATCTCGGCGTTCTCCCTGGGCCTGGCGTTGATGTTCGGTACCGCCGGCCTGCCGCATATCCTGATGCGCTTCTTCACCGTCAGTGACGCCAAGGAAGCCCGCAAGAGCGTGCTCTACGCCACTGGCTTCATCGGCTACTTCTACATCCTGACCTTCATCATCGGCTTCGGCGCGATCCTGCTGGTCAGCACCAACCCGGACTTCAAGGACGCTGCCGGTGCCCTGATCGGTGGCAACAACATGGCGGCGGTGCACCTGGCCGATGCTGTGGGCGGCAGCGTGTTCCTCGGCTTCATCTCGGCAGTGGCTTTCGCCACCATCCTCGCGGTGGTCGCGGGCCTGACCCTGGCCGGCGCCTCGGCGGTGTCCCATGACCTGTACGCCAGTGTCTGGCGCAAGGGCAAGGCCAACGACAAGGACGAGATCCGCGTCTCGAAGATCACCACAGTCGCCCTGGGTGTGCTGGCGATCGGCCTGGGCATCCTGTTCGAGAAGCAGAACATCGCCTTCATGGTGGGGTTGGCGTTCTCCATCGCCGCCAGTTGCAATTTCCCGGTGCTGTTGCTTTCGATGTACTGGAAAAAGCTGACCACCCGTGGCGCTATGATCGGCGGCTGGATGGGCCTTGTCAGTGCGGTGGGCTTGATGATCCTCGGGCCGACCATCTGGGTGCAGATCCTCGGTCACGAGAAAGCCATCTACCCGTACGAGTATCCGGCGCTGTTCTCGATGATCATCGCCTTCGCCGGTATCTGGTTCTTCTCGGTCACCGACAAGTCCAAGGCCGCTGAAAACGAACGGGCGCTGTTCTTCCCGCAGTTCGTCCGCTCACAGACCGGCCTGGGGGCCAGCGGGGCTGTTTCTCACTGA
- a CDS encoding molecular chaperone produces MKIFRLLAPVLLALPLAASATPELNIGALYDYLDGDKSTLLKRVRNSGDTTAFVKISVAELVYDAAGVAREIDTDGLPLEQRGLVASPARLIVPAQGMQAVRLLYRGARGQERYFRLRFVPVLPEQGDGFAVDEQEAEKYRDSLKAGVNLLAGYGSLLFVRPAETHFQTPVRREGGRLIVANQGNATVVLDHFRQCQVAGQDCDSATKHHLLPGRSRQFEGQPDGVHQFQLHEGGELTEMVVEG; encoded by the coding sequence ATGAAAATCTTCCGCCTGCTGGCCCCAGTGCTGCTGGCCCTGCCCCTGGCTGCCAGCGCCACCCCCGAACTGAATATCGGCGCGTTGTACGACTACCTCGATGGTGACAAAAGCACCTTGCTCAAGCGGGTGCGCAATAGCGGCGACACCACCGCATTCGTCAAGATCAGTGTCGCCGAACTGGTGTACGACGCAGCCGGTGTTGCCCGTGAAATCGACACCGATGGCCTACCCTTGGAACAGCGCGGCCTGGTCGCCAGCCCGGCGCGGCTGATCGTGCCGGCCCAGGGCATGCAGGCGGTGCGCTTGCTGTACCGTGGCGCGCGTGGGCAGGAACGCTACTTCCGCCTGCGCTTCGTGCCGGTACTGCCGGAGCAGGGCGATGGTTTCGCCGTGGATGAGCAAGAGGCTGAAAAGTACCGGGACAGCCTCAAGGCCGGGGTCAACCTGCTGGCTGGGTATGGTTCGTTGCTGTTTGTCAGGCCCGCCGAGACACATTTCCAGACTCCGGTACGGCGTGAAGGCGGGCGACTGATTGTCGCGAACCAGGGCAACGCCACGGTCGTGCTTGATCATTTCCGCCAGTGCCAGGTAGCGGGGCAAGACTGCGACTCGGCCACCAAGCATCACCTGTTGCCCGGCCGCAGTCGCCAGTTCGAGGGCCAGCCAGATGGGGTGCACCAGTTCCAACTGCATGAAGGGGGTGAGCTCACCGAGATGGTGGTGGAAGGATGA